A DNA window from Camelina sativa cultivar DH55 chromosome 17, Cs, whole genome shotgun sequence contains the following coding sequences:
- the LOC104757463 gene encoding reticuline oxidase-like protein: MKKLLVICLLLISVSVATSQTDPETFLRCLVKEGSNPQVFISDVTYIPSNSSFTTILRRRIPNLRFDKPTTPKPIAIITPTTWSHVSPALACARLLPVQVRIRSGGHDFEGLSYTSTAPFFLIDMFNFNSVDVNLTEGTAWVDTGVTLGELYYKIAEKSNVLGFPAGLCTTLGVGGHISGGGYGTMMRKYGLAVDNVVGSRIIDSNGNTYFDRMSMGEELFWAVRGGGAASFGIVMGYKVRLVPVPEKVTVFSVGRTVGEGAVDLIMKWQNVSHTTDRNMFVRLTLTLVNGTKPGEKMVLATFIGMHLGPSDKTLNVMNRDFPELKLKKTDCTEMRWIDSVLFWAGYPIGTPTSALLKTTVSNKTFHKRKSDYVKRTISRTGLGLIFKKLVEVEKVKMFLNPYGGRMGEIPSSTTPFPHRGGNLFKIEYLISWSQAGDDVEKTHLAKANEMYKFMTPYVSSNPREAYFNYRDLDLGSSLNSTYEEGKIYGAKYFKDNFERLVDIKTKYDEINFWRNEQSIPVRK, translated from the coding sequence atgaaaaaattactCGTAATTTGTCTACTACTGATCTCAGTCTCAGTTGCAACTTCCCAGACCGATCCAGAAACTTTCCTACGATGTCTGGTAAAAGAAGGTTCGAACCCGCAAGTTTTCATCTCCGACGTCACCTACATCCCATCAAACTCCTCTTTCACAACCATCCTCCGCCGCCGCATACCTAACCTCCGTTTCGACAAACCCACAACCCCAAAACCCATCGCCATCATCACCCCCACCACGTGGTCACACGTTTCTCCGGCCCTAGCTTGCGCACGTTTGCTTCCTGTCCAAGTCAGGATCCGAAGCGGAGGCCATGATTTCGAAGGACTCTCTTACACCTCCACCGCTCCGTTCTTCCTCATCGACATGTTCAACTTTAATTCCGTCGACGTGAATCTCACAGAAGGAACAGCTTGGGTTGACACCGGCGTTACACTCGGAGAGCTTTATTATAAAATCGCTGAGAAAAGCAATGTTCTTGGATTCCCGGCGGGTTTGTGTACTACATTGGGCGTTGGTGGACATATTAGCGGCGGAGGCTATGGAACAATGATGAGAAAATACGGCTTGGCAGTGGATAACGTTGTTGGCTCCAGGATCATTGACTCTAACGGGAACACCTACTTCGATCGAATGTCGATGGGGGAAGAGCTTTTTTGGGCGGTTAGAGGAGGTGGAGCCGCGAGTTTTGGCATCGTGATGGGATACAAAGTCCGGTTGGTTCCGGTGCCGGAGAAAGTAACGGTTTTTAGCGTCGGAAGAACCGTCGGAGAAGGTGCCGTAGATCTTATAATGAAGTGGCAGAATGTTTCTCATACCACCGATCGGAATATGTTCGTGAGGTTGACTTTGACTTTGGTCAACGGTACCAAGCCAGGTGAGAAGATGGTTTTAGCTACTTTTATTGGGATGCATTTAGGCCCGTCGGATAAGACGTTGAACGTGATGAACCGGGATTTCCCCGAATTAAAGCTGAAGAAAACTGATTGTACCGAGATGAGATGGATTGATTCGGTCTTGTTTTGGGCTGGTTATCCGATCGGTACACCGACTTCCGCATTGCTGAAGACAACGGTCTCGAACAAGACGTTTCATAAACGAAAATCCGACTACGTGAAGCGTACGATCTCGAGAACCGGTCTCGGTTtgatattcaagaaattggtgGAGGTTGAGAAAGTGAAAATGTTTTTGAACCCGTATGGAGGAAGGATGGGTGAGATCCCGAGTTCGACGACACCGTTCCCACATAGAGGAGGCAATTTGTTCAAGATCGAGTATCTCATAAGCTGGTCCCAAGCCGGAGATGACGTTGAAAAGACCCATTTGGCTAAAGCAAATGAGATGTACAAATTCATGACCCCGTACGTGTCTAGTAATCCGAGGGAGGCCTATTTCAATTACCGTGATCTTGACTTAGGATCAAGTCTTAATTCCACGTACGAGGAAGGTAAAATCTACGGagctaaatattttaaagacaatTTCGAAAGGTTAGTGGATATCAAAACCAAGTATGATGAGATAAATTTTTGGAGGAACGAACAAAGTATTCCGGTtcgaaaataa
- the LOC104757465 gene encoding protein PF14_0175, with protein sequence MDMKFDKTGKWMLIIFLCLLVSSSSEAAQETQITTPLQPTGGIINSPTKLQGNQNQPILGQPSSSSPVNQPLTGVNQPITGFNQPESTGINQPILGQPSSSSSSLNQPLTGSNQPLPGFNQPASIGQNQPILGQPTSSSSVNQPLTGFNQQSSSGFNQASSSSAQNQQPFTNRLNQNNLSGVPFTNANSKLKVFGTKIVFIWISIFLALHGTDRN encoded by the coding sequence ATGGACATGAAATTCGATAAAACCGGGAAATGGATGCTCATCATATTTCTCTGCCTTTTggtttcatcatcttcagagGCTGCACAAGAAACCCAAATAACCACACCATTACAACCAACAGGAGGGATCATCAATTCACCAACAAAGCTACAAGGGAACCAGAACCAACCAATTCTTGGtcagccatcttcttcttctcctgtaAACCAGCCTTTAACCGGGGTAAATCAACCAATAACCGGATTTAATCAGCCAGAGTCAACTGGAATTAACCAGCCAATTCTTGGTCagccatcatcttcttcttcttctctaaaccAACCTTTAACCGGATCAAATCAGCCATTACCCGGTTTTAATCAACCAGCATCAATTGGACAAAACCAACCAATTCTTGGTCagccaacttcttcttcttctgtaaacCAACCTTTAACCGGGTTTAATCAACAATCATCAAGTGGATTCAACCAAGCGTCGTCTTCATCTGCTCAAAATCAACAACCCTTTACGAATCGACTCAACCAGAACAATCTCTCCGGCGTTCCATTTACTAATGCAAATTCGAAGTTGAAGGTCTTCGGCACAAAGATTGTCTTTATCTGGATTAGTATTTTCCTTGCTTTGCACGGTACAGACAGGAACTGA
- the LOC104757464 gene encoding reticuline oxidase-like protein, producing the protein MYLMIFLVLFAASYSIPSNYAADSVTIYDDFVRCFKNETTISDDSLSDVVLSRTSVSFTPVLRAYIRNARFNTSSTPKPSIIIVPRVDSHVKAAVICAKTLNLQMKIRSGGHDYDGLSYVSAVTFIILDLSYYRNITVDVTDGGGGSAWVQTGATLGELYYRIWEKSEIHAFPAGVCPTVGVGGHISGGGYGHMIRKFGLTVDHVIDATIVDANGQIHDRKSMGEDLFWAICGGGGGSFGVVLAFKVKLVTVPKTVTVFRIDKSTDENALDMVHKWQFVAPRTDPGLFMRVLLASPTKNKTRTVNAKLRAFYLGRADDVVSKMAEEFPEMGLKKEDCKEMTWIQSLLWWMNHVDVDKVKPEILLEREPDSAKFLKRKSDYVEKEMTKPELNRLFQELATLDRTGLVLNPYGGNLNATAVNETPFPHRHKLYKIQHSTTWSDAGPEAERLYIGNMRTTYRIMTPFVSKNPRSSYFNYRDIDIGVNDHGRDSYRKGEIYGRKYFGENFDRLVRVKTAVDPDNFFRNEQSIPLLPHSRR; encoded by the coding sequence atgtatctcaTGATCTTCCTTGTCTTGTTTGCTGCATCGTACTCAATACCATCGAATTATGCTGCAGATTCCGTAACCATCTACGATGATTTTGTCCGATGTTTCAAAAACGAGACAACTATCTCCGATGACTCTCTCTCCGACGTCGTTTTATCCCGTACCAGCGTTTCCTTCACCCCTGTTCTACGCGCCTACATCAGAAACGCTCGTTTCAACACCTCCTCAACTCCCAAACCGTCGATCATCATCGTGCCACGTGTCGATTCCCACGTTAAAGCCGCCGTGATCTGCGCCAAAACGCTTAATCTCCAGATGAAGATCCGAAGCGGCGGCCACGATTACGACGGTCTCTCTTACGTCTCCGCCGTGACGTTCATCATCCTCGATCTCTCTTATTACCGGAACATCACCGTCGATGTAACCGACGGTGGAGGAGGATCCGCTTGGGTGCAAACAGGCGCGACGCTCGGCGAGCTTTACTACCGGATTTGGGAGAAGAGCGAGATCCACGCTTTCCCCGCCGGAGTTTGTCCTACCGTCGGCGTCGGAGGACATATCAGCGGCGGCGGATACGGACACATGATTCGAAAGTTCGGACTCACTGTAGATCACGTAATCGACGCCACGATCGTTGACGCTAACGGCCAGATTCACGATCGGAAATCGATGGGAGAGGATCTCTTCTGGGCGATATGCGGCGGTGGCGGTGGAAGCTTCGGCGTCGTTTTGGCTTTCAAAGTGAAACTCGTGACGGTTCCAAAAACCGTAACCGTCTTCAGGATCGATAAATCAACTGACGAAAATGCACTCGACATGGTTCATAAATGGCAATTCGTAGCTCCGAGAACCGACCCGGGTCTATTCATGAGAGTGTTGTTAGCTTCTCCGACGAAGAACAAAACACGTACGGTGAACGCTAAGCTCAGAGCCTTTTATCTTGGAAGAGCTGACGACGTCGTTTCGAAGATGGCCGAGGAGTTCCCGGAGATGGGTTTGAAGAAAGAGGATTGTAAAGAGATGACTTGGATCCAATCGCTCTTGTGGTGGATGAACCATGTAGATGTGGATAAAGTCAAACCGGAGATTTTGCTTGAGAGAGAACCGGATTCGGCTAAATTTCTCAAGAGGAAATCCGATTATGTCGAGAAGGAGATGACAAAACCAGAATTAAACCGGTTGTTTCAGGAATTGGCGACACTAGATAGAACCGGGTTGGTTTTGAACCCGTACGGAGGGAATTTAAACGCGACTGCTGTGAATGAAACGCCATTTCCGCATAGGCACAAACTATACAAGATCCAACATTCTACCACATGGTCCGATGCTGGACCTGAAGCGGAGAGACTCTACATTGGTAACATGAGAACGACTTATAGGATCATGACCCCGTTTGTGTCGAAAAATCCTAGAAGTTCGTATTTTAACTATAGGGATATTGATATCGGGGTTAATGATCACGGGAGGGATAGTTATCGAAAGGGAGAAATCTACGGGAGGAAGTATTTTGGCGAGAATTTTGATCGATTGGTTCGGGTTAAAACAGCTGTTGATCCAGACAATTTCTTTAGAAACGAGCAGAGTATACCTTTACTACCTCATTCTAGAAGGTAG
- the LOC104759560 gene encoding berberine bridge enzyme-like 4: LTILNNYVRNLRYFNNTTRKPVAIVAAADVTHIQATITCAKKLSIQLRIRSGGHDYDGMSYLSTIDFVVLDMFNLRSIKIDPKLDTAWVESGATLGEIYYGVANKSNDLRGFPAGICPGLGAGGHFGGGGYGNMMRKYGLSIDNIIDAKIVDAKGRVLDRSSMGEDLFWALRGGGAASFCVALAWKIKLVPVPAKVTVFNVETVGNRGSVNTTELVAKWQEIADNIDNDLFIRLTLGSSNKTVKASFMGMYLGNSSKLLEIMDAKFPELGLKKTECIEMKWIESILFWLSIPPGTAPTSSMLNRIPQKQIYLKRKSDYVQKPISRTGLDAIFKVLIENENVSMAWNPYGGRMSEIPSTETAFPHRAGNMFKIQYAANWFVPGEAVAKDCLSQTERVFEAMSPYVSKNPRGAFLNYRDVDIGTSMNSTYEEGKVYGAKYFKNNFERLVQVKSRVDPDNFFRYEQSIPVLSSH; the protein is encoded by the coding sequence CTCACAATCCTCAACAACTACGTCCGTAACCTTCGTTACTTCAACAACACGACACGCAAACCCGTAGCGATTGTAGCTGCCGCTGATGTCACTCACATCCAGGCCACGATCACTTGTGCCAAGAAACTCAGCATCCAGCTCCGGATCCGCAGCGGAGGCCATGACTACGACGGTATGTCGTATCTATCAACAATTGATTTTGTTGTCCTAGACATGTTTAATCTCCGGTCTATCAAGATCGATCCTAAACTCGACACCGCGTGGGTCGAATCTGGTGCTACGCTTGGAGAGATCTACTATGGAGTTGCCAACAAAAGCAATGATCTCCGTGGCTTTCCTGCTGGAATCTGCCCCGGTTTAGGCGCTGGTGGACATTTTGGCGGTGGCGGTTATGGAAACATGATGAGGAAGTACGGTTTATCTATCGATAACATCATAGACGCTAAGATCGTTGACGCTAAAGGAAGAGTCTTGGACCGGAGCTCAATGGGAGAAGATCTTTTCTGGGCCTTACGTGGCGGTGGAGCCGCTAGTTTCTGTGTTGCCTTAGCCTGGAAGATTAAACTTGTTCCCGTTCCGGCTAAAGTCACGGTCTTTAACGTTGAAACGGTTGGAAACAGAGGAAGCGTGAACACCACGGAACTTGTAGCCAAATGGCAAGAGATCGCAGACAATATCGACAACGATCTGTTCATAAGATTAACTTTAGGCTCAAGCAACAAAACCGTGAAGGCCTCATTCATGGGGATGTACCTCGGAAACTCATCTAAGCTTCTAGAGATCATGGACGCGAAATTCCCTGAGCTTGGTCTGAAGAAAACAGAGTGTATAGAAATGAAATGGATCGAATCAATTCTGTTCTGGCTCAGTATACCACCCGGTACAGCACCAACATCGAGTATGCTAAACCGGATCCCGCAGAAGCAAATCTACCTTAAGAGAAAATCGGATTACGTACAAAAACCGATTTCAAGAACCGGTTTAGATGCCATATTCAAGGTTCTGATAGAGAACGAGAACGTCTCAATGGCTTGGAACCCTTACGGAGGGAGGATGAGCGAGATTCCATCGACAGAGACTGCGTTCCCGCACCGAGCAGGAAACATGTTCAAGATTCAGTACGCAGCGAACTGGTTCGTGCCAGGGGAAGCAGTGGCCAAAGATTGCTTGAGCCAGACGGAAAGAGTGTTCGAGGCAATGAGCCCTTACGTGTCAAAGAATCCTAGAGGAGCGTTTTTGAACTATAGAGACGTTGACATTGGCACGAGCATGAACTCGACGTACGAGGAAGGTAAAGTGTACGGTGCGAAGTATTTTAAGAACAACTTCGAGAGATTGGTTCAGGTGAAAAGCAGAGTTGATCCCGACAACTTTTTCCGGTACGAGCAGAGCATTCCAGTGCTCTCCAGCCACTAG
- the LOC104757462 gene encoding berberine bridge enzyme-like 4, producing the protein MEKLLVISLVLLISASVTTSQSVTDPIAFLRCLDRQPADATSPNSAVAYIPTNSSFTIVLRRRIPNLRFDKSTTPKPISVVAAATWTHIQAALGCARERSLQVRIRSGGHDFEGLSYTSTVPFFVLDMFSFKSVDVNLTERTAWVDSGATIGELYYRIAEKSNVLGFPAGLSTTLGVGGHFSGGGYGNLMRKYGLSVDNVVGSGIVDSNGNIFTDRVSMGEDRFWAIRGGGGASFGVVLGYKIQLVPVPDKVTVFKVGKTVGEGAVDLILKWQSFAPSTDRNLFVRLTLTLVNGTKPGEKTVLASFIGMYLGPSDKLLSLMNRGFPELKLKKTDCTEMRWIDSVLFWADYPIGTPTSVLLNPTVAKKLFMKRKSDYVKSPISRTGLGLILKKLVEVEKVEMNWNPYGGRMGEIPSLRTPFPHRAGNLFNIEYLIDWSEAGDNVERKYLALANEMYRFMTPYVSSNPREAFLNYRDLDIGSSINSTYQEGKIYGVKYFKNNFERLVDIKTTIDAENFWRNEQGIPVRT; encoded by the coding sequence ATGGAGAAATTACTCGTAATCTCTCTAGTACTACTGATCTCAGCATCAGTTACAACTTCACAATCCGTGACCGATCCTATAGCTTTCCTCCGATGTCTGGATCGACAACCAGCGGACGCAACAAGTCCCAACTCGGCAGTCGCTTACATCCCAACAAACTCATCTTTCACAATCGTCCTTCGCCGCCGCATACCTAACCTCCGTTTCGACAAATCCACCACTCCAAAACCCATCTCCGTCGTCGCTGCAGCCACGTGGACACACATACAAGCTGCTCTAGGATGTGCACGTGAGCGCTCTCTCCAAGTCAGGATACGAAGCGGTGGCCATGACTTCGAAGGACTCTCTTACACCTCCACCGTCCCTTTCTTTGTCCTCGACATGTTTAGTTTCAAATCCGTGGACGTCAATCTCACAGAGAGAACGGCTTGGGTAGACTCCGGCGCCACTATAGGAGAGCTTTATTACAGAATCGCTGAGAAGAGCAATGTTCTTGGATTCCCGGCGGGATTGTCCACGACATTGGGCGTTGGTGGACATTTTAGCGGCGGAGGATACGGAAACCTGATGAGAAAGTATGGTTTGTCGGTGGATAACGTTGTTGGTTCCGGGATCGTTGATTCGAACGGGAACATCTTCACCGATCGGGTTTCCATGGGAGAAGACCGTTTTTGGGCGATTCGAGGGGGTGGGGGTGCAAGTTTTGGTGTTGTGCTAGGCTACAAGATCCAGCTAGTTCCGGTGCCGGATAAAGTGACGGTCTTTAAAGTCGGGAAGACAGTCGGAGAAGGAGCCGTTGATCTTATATTGAAGTGGCAGAGTTTTGCACCTAGTACGGATCGGAATTTGTTTGTGAGGCTGACGTTGACTTTGGTCAACGGTACGAAGCCTGGTGAGAAGACGGTTTTGGCTTCGTTTATTGGGATGTATTTAGGCCCATCGGATAAGCTGTTGAGCTTGATGAACCGGGGTTTCCCGGAATTAAAGCTGAAGAAAACCGATTGTACCGAGATGAGATGGATCGATTCGGTTTTGTTTTGGGCTGATTATCCCATTGGTACACCGACTTCCGTGTTGCTAAACCCGACGGTTGCCAAGAAGTTGTTCATGAAGCGGAAATCGGACTATGTGAAAAGTCCGATTTCGAGAACCGGTCTTGGTTTGATACTCAAGAAATTGGTAGAGGTTGAGAAAGTTGAAATGAATTGGAATCCATACGGAGGAAGAATGGGGGAGATCCCGAGTTTGCGGACACCTTTCCCACATAGAGCAGGCAATTTGTTTAACATTGAGTACCTTATAGATTGGTCGGAAGCTGGAGATAACGTGGAGAGGAAATATTTGGCACTAGCAAATGAGATGTATAGATTCATGACTCCGTACGTGTCTAGTAATCCGAGGGAGGCGTTTTTGAATTACCGTGATCTTGACATAGGGTCAAGTATTAATTCCACGTACCAGGAAGGGAAAATCTATGGGGTTAAATACTTCAAAAACAATTTCGAGAGACTAGTTGATATTAAGACCACGATCGATGCGGAAAACTTTTGGAGAAACGAACAAGGCATTCCGGTTCGAACATAA